In the Paenibacillus sp. FSL H7-0357 genome, one interval contains:
- a CDS encoding ABC transporter permease yields the protein MIPVSVTKEHKIKQDSLARRFFKQWDIQLMVIPALLFVFVFSYIPMYGVLMAFQDYSIYKGFLHSPWVGFKHFEMFFNAPEFWTVMRNTLVISLLKFFVGFPAPILLALMLNEVKKAAFKRVVQTISYLPHFLSWVIVSGFVISLLSTDNGSINILLQSVHLIDEPINFLSIPEYFWTILVTTGVWKEIGFASIVYLAAIAGVDPHIYEAASIDGASRFKQIYRITIPSILPVITIFMILAIGNLLSAGFEDILLLGSNPVLRDVSEVLDTYVYRIGIENSRFSYATAAGLFKAIISVGMLTMANLFSRRSGNSLW from the coding sequence ATGATTCCAGTCTCAGTCACTAAAGAACATAAGATAAAGCAGGATTCGCTGGCACGAAGGTTTTTCAAGCAATGGGACATTCAACTGATGGTGATTCCCGCATTGTTGTTCGTTTTTGTTTTCAGTTACATTCCGATGTACGGGGTGCTGATGGCATTTCAGGATTACAGCATTTATAAAGGTTTTCTACATAGTCCCTGGGTCGGATTCAAGCATTTTGAGATGTTCTTCAATGCTCCTGAATTCTGGACCGTGATGCGCAATACGCTGGTGATCAGCCTGCTCAAGTTCTTCGTTGGTTTTCCGGCTCCAATCCTTTTGGCGCTCATGCTGAATGAAGTCAAAAAGGCTGCATTCAAGCGGGTCGTTCAGACAATCAGTTATTTGCCGCATTTTCTGTCCTGGGTCATTGTCTCGGGATTTGTCATTTCCCTCCTGTCGACCGATAACGGCAGCATTAACATTCTTCTGCAGAGTGTGCATCTGATCGACGAGCCTATTAACTTCCTATCTATACCAGAATATTTCTGGACGATTCTCGTAACGACAGGTGTCTGGAAAGAAATCGGCTTTGCGTCCATCGTGTATCTGGCTGCGATTGCCGGTGTGGACCCTCATATCTACGAGGCAGCCTCCATTGACGGAGCTAGCAGATTTAAGCAAATTTACCGCATCACCATTCCTTCCATTCTGCCTGTCATTACCATATTTATGATCCTGGCTATCGGCAACTTGCTAAGTGCGGGATTTGAGGATATTTTGCTCTTGGGCTCCAACCCGGTCTTGCGGGATGTCTCCGAAGTTCTGGACACGTATGTGTACCGGATAGGGATAGAGAATTCAAGATTCTCCTATGCGACGGCGGCTGGACTGTTCAAGGCGATCATAAGCGTAGGCATGCTGACTATGGCTAATCTCTTCTCACGAAGATCGGGAAACAGCTTATGGTAA
- a CDS encoding carbohydrate ABC transporter permease → MHRMSFGDKMLSWSIYFLLSILAFVTFYPFWNAAVISFNNGMDTVLGGVTFWPRDFTLDNYKIVFEDSRLVNGFVITLLRTGVGTLLSILATAILAYGMTKQELIGRKYYMIMCIVTMYFSGGLIPSFLLVRELGLMNTFWVLVIPGIISVWNMIIFRTFFLGLPGGLEESAKIDGCSNWGVLFRIVFPLSGPVLATLSLFTAIYHWNDWFMPSIYINNVDLLPIQTKLQQILNSNIMSEQMSQMDSAAKSHMEQMKTVTSKSLSMATMMVATVPIMCVYPFVQKYFVKGVLVGSLKE, encoded by the coding sequence ATGCACAGGATGAGTTTTGGAGATAAGATGTTGAGCTGGAGTATCTATTTTCTGCTATCGATATTGGCGTTTGTGACGTTCTATCCCTTCTGGAATGCGGCGGTTATTTCATTTAACAACGGAATGGATACGGTTTTGGGGGGAGTTACCTTCTGGCCCCGCGACTTCACACTGGACAATTATAAAATCGTGTTCGAGGATTCAAGGCTTGTGAACGGCTTTGTGATCACGCTGCTCCGGACAGGAGTCGGAACGTTGCTATCTATCCTGGCTACGGCCATTCTGGCATACGGTATGACGAAGCAAGAGTTGATAGGCCGCAAGTATTACATGATTATGTGCATCGTTACGATGTATTTCAGCGGCGGTCTGATTCCTTCGTTCCTGCTGGTTCGGGAACTGGGACTAATGAATACGTTCTGGGTTCTGGTTATTCCGGGGATCATCAGCGTGTGGAACATGATTATCTTCCGCACCTTTTTCCTGGGGCTTCCCGGGGGCTTGGAAGAATCCGCGAAAATAGACGGATGCAGCAACTGGGGAGTATTGTTCCGCATCGTGTTTCCTTTATCCGGTCCCGTGCTCGCGACATTGTCACTGTTCACAGCCATTTATCATTGGAACGACTGGTTCATGCCAAGCATTTATATCAACAATGTCGATTTGCTGCCGATTCAGACCAAGCTCCAGCAAATCCTCAATTCTAATATTATGAGCGAGCAGATGAGCCAGATGGATTCAGCGGCCAAAAGCCACATGGAACAAATGAAGACCGTCACGAGCAAATCCTTGTCCATGGCGACAATGATGGTTGCAACCGTCCCGATCATGTGCGTGTATCCCTTCGTTCAGAAGTATTTTGTGAAGGGTGTGCTGGTAGGTTCGTTAAAAGAGTAG